The following coding sequences lie in one Streptomyces sp. NBC_00510 genomic window:
- a CDS encoding carbohydrate-binding protein, producing the protein MRSPSRSALSSTAARTLLVLALTAGVSAAVPAAGATGPDTAPTATAATAHQVAAKPYMGWSSWSMQSSKYPGLNPTGDYSYLTEANVLKQADAMAAKLKKYGYSYVNLDAGWWRDQSWKPEFDAYGRQTPDPERFPRGMKAVADHVHAKGLKAGIYLPVGLEKEGYGDGKVPIWNTTDCTTADIVYDDLRTTNGWDSSYKIDFSNPCAQKYVDSQARMIADWGYDFLKIDGVGPGSFKSGDNYDNRADIAAWQKAIADTGRPIHLELSWSLDIGHVADWKKYSNGWRIDTDVECYCDTLVSWENSVDDRFADAAAWSRHGGPGGWNDLDSLDVGNGRMDGLTKAERQTYMTLWAIAKSPLYTGDDLTRLDDYGLSLLTNREVIALDQSSTPPARPVTPAGDQQVWAAENADGSYTVALFNLGDAPAAVTADWTALGFSGRASVRDLWNHEDLGSHQGKVTKSLPAHGSRLFTVTPHGPVQPMTGYEAEAGGNTLAGNASLADCGACSGGRKVGNLYLGGSLRFNDVVVEKAGTYMVKVAYVSGDARTVRVSANGGGATAHTFPSTGDWGTVETVSLPVTLKAGANTVTFDSGDGYAPDIDRIDVPKLS; encoded by the coding sequence ATGCGGTCACCCTCGCGCTCCGCCCTGTCCTCGACCGCCGCCAGGACCCTGCTCGTCCTGGCCCTCACCGCCGGCGTGTCGGCGGCCGTCCCCGCGGCCGGGGCGACCGGCCCGGACACCGCGCCCACCGCGACCGCGGCCACCGCGCACCAGGTCGCCGCCAAGCCCTACATGGGCTGGTCGAGCTGGAGCATGCAGTCCTCGAAGTACCCCGGGCTCAACCCCACGGGCGACTACAGTTACCTGACCGAGGCGAACGTCCTCAAGCAGGCCGACGCCATGGCCGCCAAGCTCAAGAAGTACGGCTACAGCTACGTCAACCTCGACGCCGGCTGGTGGCGCGACCAGTCCTGGAAGCCCGAGTTCGACGCGTACGGCCGGCAGACCCCCGACCCCGAGCGCTTCCCGCGCGGCATGAAGGCGGTCGCCGACCACGTCCATGCCAAGGGCCTCAAGGCCGGCATCTACCTGCCGGTCGGCCTGGAGAAGGAGGGGTACGGCGACGGCAAGGTGCCGATCTGGAACACCACCGACTGCACCACCGCCGACATCGTCTACGACGACCTGCGCACCACCAACGGCTGGGACAGCTCCTACAAGATCGACTTCTCGAACCCCTGCGCGCAGAAGTACGTCGACTCCCAGGCGCGGATGATCGCCGACTGGGGCTACGACTTCCTGAAGATCGACGGCGTCGGTCCCGGCTCCTTCAAGAGCGGTGACAACTACGACAACCGCGCCGACATCGCCGCCTGGCAGAAGGCCATCGCCGACACCGGCCGCCCCATCCACCTCGAGCTGTCCTGGTCGCTGGACATCGGCCACGTCGCCGACTGGAAGAAGTACTCCAACGGCTGGCGGATCGACACCGACGTCGAGTGCTACTGCGACACCCTCGTCTCCTGGGAGAACTCCGTCGACGACCGCTTCGCCGACGCGGCCGCCTGGAGCCGGCACGGCGGTCCCGGCGGCTGGAACGACCTCGACTCCCTCGACGTCGGCAACGGGCGGATGGACGGCCTCACCAAGGCCGAGCGGCAGACCTACATGACGCTGTGGGCCATCGCCAAGTCCCCGCTCTACACCGGTGACGACCTCACCCGCCTCGACGACTACGGGCTGTCCCTGCTCACCAACCGCGAGGTCATCGCCCTCGACCAGTCGAGCACCCCGCCGGCCCGCCCGGTCACCCCCGCAGGCGACCAGCAGGTCTGGGCCGCGGAGAACGCCGACGGCAGCTACACCGTCGCCCTGTTCAACCTCGGCGACGCCCCCGCCGCCGTGACCGCCGACTGGACCGCGCTCGGCTTCTCCGGCCGCGCCTCGGTCCGCGACCTGTGGAACCACGAGGACCTCGGCTCCCACCAGGGCAAGGTCACCAAGTCCCTCCCCGCGCACGGCTCGCGCCTGTTCACCGTCACCCCGCACGGCCCGGTCCAGCCCATGACCGGCTACGAGGCGGAGGCCGGGGGCAACACCCTGGCCGGCAACGCCTCGCTCGCCGACTGCGGTGCCTGCTCCGGCGGTAGGAAGGTCGGCAACCTCTACCTCGGGGGCTCGCTCCGCTTCAACGACGTCGTGGTGGAGAAGGCCGGCACCTACATGGTCAAGGTCGCCTACGTGAGCGGTGACGCCCGCACGGTCCGGGTCTCCGCCAACGGTGGCGGCGCCACCGCCCACACGTTCCCGTCCACGGGCGACTGGGGCACCGTCGAGACGGTCAGCCTCCCCGTCACGCTGAAGGCGGGCGCCAACACCGTCACCTTCGACAGCGGCGACGGGTACGCCCCGGACATCGACCGGATCGACGTGCCCAAGCTGTCCTGA
- a CDS encoding carbohydrate ABC transporter permease, translated as MMLATIALLWLLPLLWAVYTSLRPYADTSKHGYLSWPRGISLQNYTDAWNQSGMPHFFWNSVLITVPSVLGTLLFSAAVAFFVSRFDFRWNIALLMLFTAGNLLPAQVLITPLYRLYLLVPLPAWMSDSLLLYNSTWGIIAIHIAYQCGFCTFVLSNYMKTIPGEISEAALVDGAQVWRQFFQIILPLCRPAFAALATLESIWIYNDFFWPLALIETGDKRPITSALANLQGQYFTNPNLIAAGALMTAVPTLLVYFALQRQFISGLTIGSGKG; from the coding sequence CTGATGCTCGCCACGATCGCGCTGCTGTGGCTGCTGCCGCTGCTGTGGGCCGTCTACACCTCGCTGCGCCCCTACGCGGACACCAGCAAGCACGGCTACCTGTCCTGGCCCCGAGGGATCAGCCTGCAGAACTACACCGACGCCTGGAACCAGTCCGGCATGCCGCACTTCTTCTGGAACTCGGTCCTCATCACCGTCCCGTCCGTCCTGGGCACCCTGCTGTTCTCCGCGGCGGTCGCCTTCTTCGTCTCCCGCTTCGACTTCCGCTGGAACATCGCGCTGCTGATGCTCTTCACCGCGGGCAACCTGCTGCCCGCGCAGGTGCTCATCACCCCGCTCTACCGGCTCTACCTGCTGGTACCGCTCCCGGCGTGGATGAGCGACTCGCTACTCCTGTACAACTCGACCTGGGGCATCATCGCCATCCACATCGCCTACCAGTGCGGCTTCTGCACCTTCGTGCTGAGCAACTACATGAAGACGATCCCCGGGGAGATCTCCGAGGCCGCCCTCGTCGACGGCGCCCAGGTGTGGCGTCAGTTCTTCCAGATCATCCTGCCGCTGTGCCGGCCGGCCTTCGCCGCGCTCGCCACCCTGGAGTCGATCTGGATCTACAACGACTTCTTCTGGCCGCTCGCCCTCATCGAGACGGGTGACAAGCGCCCCATCACCTCCGCCCTGGCCAACCTGCAGGGCCAGTACTTCACCAACCCCAACCTCATCGCCGCCGGTGCCCTGATGACCGCCGTCCCCACCCTGCTCGTGTACTTCGCGCTCCAGCGGCAGTTCATCAGCGGCCTGACCATCGGCTCCGGCAAGGGCTGA
- a CDS encoding sugar ABC transporter permease produces MPSASPTAPPAPTPQAPATGAPRRRPRRLGAGDRLFLAAVVGVPLLALLVFVWLPALASMGLSFTSWDGIYLSDIHWVGLDNYHQILTNYPPFWPAVRHNVIWLLFTALLPTPFGIFLAYQLDRKLRFTRVYQTAIFLPMVLSLAVVGLIWEIIYNPDTGLLDGILGAAAPGHHIDWLGDPDLNLWAVLVASAWRHTGYIMILYLAGLKGFDPALKEAAALDGANGRQTFLKVVFPALKPVNVIILVVTVMESLRAFDVVYVLGGGVGSKPGMELLSLLITDNIIGESSHIGYGSALAVVLLLVSLAAIGTFLVQNFRKEDR; encoded by the coding sequence GTGCCCTCCGCGTCCCCCACCGCACCCCCCGCCCCCACGCCGCAGGCCCCCGCCACCGGGGCGCCCCGGCGCCGCCCCCGCCGGCTCGGCGCCGGTGACCGGCTCTTCCTGGCGGCCGTCGTCGGCGTGCCGCTCCTGGCCCTCCTGGTCTTCGTCTGGCTCCCGGCACTGGCCTCCATGGGCCTGTCCTTCACCAGTTGGGACGGCATCTACCTGTCCGACATCCACTGGGTCGGGCTCGACAACTACCACCAGATCCTCACCAACTACCCGCCGTTCTGGCCGGCGGTGCGGCACAACGTCATCTGGCTGCTCTTCACCGCGCTGCTGCCCACCCCGTTCGGGATCTTCCTCGCCTACCAGCTCGACCGGAAGCTCCGCTTCACCCGCGTCTACCAGACGGCGATCTTCCTGCCGATGGTGCTCTCCCTGGCCGTGGTCGGCCTCATCTGGGAGATCATCTACAACCCCGACACCGGCCTGCTGGACGGCATCCTGGGCGCGGCGGCCCCCGGCCACCACATCGACTGGCTGGGCGACCCCGACCTCAACCTGTGGGCCGTCCTGGTCGCCTCGGCCTGGCGGCACACCGGCTACATCATGATCCTCTACCTGGCCGGGCTGAAGGGCTTCGACCCGGCCCTGAAGGAGGCCGCCGCCCTCGACGGCGCCAACGGCCGCCAGACCTTCCTGAAGGTGGTCTTCCCCGCCCTCAAGCCGGTCAACGTCATCATCCTGGTCGTCACCGTCATGGAGTCCCTGCGGGCCTTCGACGTCGTCTACGTGCTCGGCGGCGGCGTCGGCAGCAAGCCCGGCATGGAACTGCTGTCGCTGCTGATCACCGACAACATCATCGGCGAGTCCAGCCACATCGGTTACGGCTCCGCCCTCGCGGTCGTCCTGCTCCTGGTCTCCCTCGCCGCCATCGGGACCTTCCTCGTCCAGAACTTCCGCAAGGAGGACCGGTGA
- a CDS encoding ABC transporter substrate-binding protein: protein MTLQSRTVLTAPQPSRRTMVGGLFGLGAAALAAPLLTACGGGAAADPKTVTFGSNGADATPKSAYAAVTKAFTKDSGLTVKTNTVDHDSFQKGISSYLQGTPDDVFTWFAGYRMQYFAKKGLATPLDDVWEKIGGGFSEATKQLSRGEDGKFYFVPLYNYPWGVFYRKSLFQERGYTVPRTWSEFTALAKRMKKDGLSPIASGYGGGDAWSILGAFDYLNLRANGYDFHMSLMRGEVSWTDKRAVATLDLWREISPYYQQGAGGRSWQDAAQSLLDKKSGMAVIGLFLGQQVTDEALRSDIDFFPFPEIDPANGQDAVEAPTDGFMLSRRPKNEKGAKKLMEFLGSAKAEGLYMGVDPSNVAVHAQADTGSYNPLQKKSAELIASAKHITQFADRDSDPGFISTVVLPGLTQWLGHPDDGSALLKRIESQRSRFFTS from the coding sequence ATGACGCTGCAGAGCCGCACCGTCCTGACCGCGCCTCAGCCCAGCCGCCGCACCATGGTCGGCGGGCTGTTCGGGCTCGGAGCCGCGGCGCTCGCCGCCCCCCTCCTCACCGCCTGCGGCGGGGGAGCGGCGGCCGACCCCAAGACGGTGACCTTCGGGTCCAACGGGGCCGACGCCACGCCCAAGTCCGCCTACGCGGCGGTGACCAAGGCCTTCACCAAGGACAGCGGTCTGACGGTCAAGACCAACACCGTCGACCACGACAGCTTCCAGAAGGGCATCTCCAGCTACCTGCAGGGCACTCCGGACGACGTCTTCACCTGGTTCGCCGGCTACCGCATGCAGTACTTCGCCAAGAAGGGCCTCGCCACCCCCCTCGACGACGTGTGGGAGAAGATAGGCGGCGGCTTCAGCGAGGCCACCAAGCAGCTCTCCCGGGGCGAGGACGGCAAGTTCTACTTCGTCCCGCTCTACAACTACCCCTGGGGCGTCTTCTACCGGAAGAGCCTCTTCCAGGAGCGCGGCTACACCGTCCCGCGCACCTGGTCCGAGTTCACCGCCCTCGCCAAGCGGATGAAGAAGGACGGCCTCTCCCCGATCGCCTCCGGCTACGGGGGCGGCGACGCGTGGAGCATCCTCGGCGCCTTCGACTACCTCAACCTGCGGGCCAACGGCTACGACTTCCACATGTCCCTGATGCGCGGCGAGGTCTCCTGGACCGACAAGCGCGCCGTCGCCACCCTCGACCTGTGGCGCGAGATCAGCCCGTACTACCAGCAGGGCGCCGGCGGACGTTCGTGGCAGGACGCGGCCCAGTCGCTGCTGGACAAGAAGTCCGGCATGGCGGTCATCGGCCTCTTCCTCGGCCAGCAGGTCACCGACGAGGCGCTCCGCTCCGACATCGACTTCTTCCCCTTCCCCGAGATCGACCCGGCCAACGGGCAGGACGCCGTCGAGGCGCCCACGGACGGCTTCATGCTCAGCCGCCGTCCCAAGAACGAGAAGGGCGCCAAGAAGCTCATGGAGTTCCTCGGCAGCGCCAAGGCCGAGGGCCTCTACATGGGTGTCGACCCCAGCAACGTGGCCGTCCACGCGCAGGCCGACACCGGCTCCTACAACCCGCTGCAGAAGAAGTCCGCCGAACTCATCGCCTCCGCCAAGCACATCACCCAGTTCGCGGACCGCGACAGCGACCCCGGGTTCATCTCCACGGTCGTCCTGCCCGGACTCACCCAGTGGCTCGGCCACCCGGACGACGGCTCGGCCCTGCTGAAGCGCATCGAGTCGCAGCGCTCGCGCTTCTTCACCTCCTGA
- a CDS encoding ROK family protein translates to MPSIPPGEAFPAHTPAASQIFTTVLCHGPLTRTEIAKRAGLSAAAVTKAVRPLIEAGYLVEDVDEEARPSLGRPANPVRVDGGRALFIGLKITGDEIIGVLTDLCCRIRTSRHVPLAAPDPRAVLASAAALVHELLAEADGFGVPVSGLGIAVSGDVDRAGGLVRYSPFLDWRDIPLAELAGMTTGLPVTVDNDVRALTVAEQWFGAGVGLSDFAVVTVGAGIGCGLVVHGRVVSGAYGVAGEIGHLSIDPAGPLCHCGNRGCVEAIAADPAIVRAVREATGTPVADAAEALRLAHGGDPGAREVYARAGEAIGRAIGSVANLFGPERVIISGEGLVAHDLFADQILEAFAASAFGTAGQCDLRTRPLPFEEWARGAAATAIQSFIRSDTY, encoded by the coding sequence ATGCCCTCGATCCCGCCGGGGGAGGCGTTCCCGGCCCACACGCCGGCCGCCTCCCAGATCTTCACCACCGTCCTGTGCCACGGTCCGCTCACCCGCACCGAGATCGCCAAGCGTGCCGGGCTGTCCGCGGCCGCGGTCACCAAGGCGGTCCGGCCGCTGATCGAGGCCGGCTACCTCGTCGAGGACGTGGACGAGGAGGCGCGTCCCTCCCTGGGACGGCCGGCCAACCCCGTACGGGTGGACGGCGGCCGGGCGCTGTTCATCGGCCTCAAGATCACCGGCGACGAGATCATCGGCGTGCTCACCGACCTCTGCTGCCGGATCCGCACCTCCCGCCACGTGCCGCTGGCCGCCCCCGACCCCAGGGCCGTCCTGGCGTCGGCGGCGGCACTGGTGCACGAACTGCTGGCGGAGGCCGACGGTTTCGGCGTCCCCGTCAGCGGCCTGGGCATCGCGGTCTCCGGTGACGTGGACCGGGCCGGCGGCCTGGTGCGCTACTCGCCCTTCCTCGACTGGCGCGACATCCCGCTGGCCGAGCTGGCGGGGATGACCACCGGCCTGCCCGTCACCGTCGACAACGACGTCAGGGCGCTCACCGTCGCCGAGCAGTGGTTCGGCGCCGGGGTGGGCCTGTCCGACTTCGCCGTGGTGACGGTCGGCGCGGGCATCGGCTGCGGTCTCGTCGTGCACGGGCGGGTGGTCTCGGGAGCGTACGGGGTGGCCGGGGAGATCGGGCACCTGTCCATCGACCCGGCGGGACCGCTGTGCCACTGCGGCAACCGCGGGTGCGTGGAGGCGATCGCCGCGGACCCGGCGATCGTGCGCGCGGTCCGCGAGGCGACGGGCACCCCCGTGGCCGACGCCGCCGAGGCACTGCGACTGGCCCACGGCGGCGACCCGGGGGCCAGGGAGGTGTACGCGCGGGCCGGCGAGGCGATCGGCCGGGCCATCGGCTCGGTGGCCAACCTCTTCGGCCCGGAGCGCGTGATCATCTCGGGCGAGGGCCTGGTGGCCCACGACCTGTTCGCCGACCAGATCCTCGAGGCCTTCGCCGCCTCCGCCTTCGGCACCGCCGGGCAGTGCGACCTGCGGACCCGTCCGCTGCCCTTCGAGGAGTGGGCGCGCGGGGCCGCGGCCACCGCGATCCAGTCCTTCATCAGATCAGACACGTACTAG
- a CDS encoding alpha-galactosidase encodes MPVISHAPDTGIWLLSTPRTSYALRIDATGAPCHVAWGPRLTLQEAAELAVPPGPDASSFEGRPPVGEELPVDGGARFGVPSLQVRLPDGSRGFEWQPTGHDVREPAPGVHELALRFRDRVHPLEVTLHYRLHDDSDVIERRTVLRNAGEHDLTVLRADSAAWSLPPLPDYRLSHVTGQWSAESQLRRDRLPYGETVLTSRRGVTSHHANPWVMVDTGDAGETHGRVWSAALAWSGSWRVTAQRTPDGRAGFTGGAGHDGTSVPLAAGEEYTTPTFAGLYTGGGFGAASRAWHAYTLAHVLPHPRETAPVLYNSWEATGFDVDEPGQTALAARAAALGVELYVVDDGWFGARRDDRAGLGDWTPAADRFPFGLAPLADEVHRLGMRFGLWVEPEMVNPDSDLYREHPDWVLHVPHRNRTELRNQLVLNFARQDVADWAYDWLTRLVAKNGVDFLKWDMNRAFSEAGWPGRDDGADRLWTRYVHHLYGVIDRLRADHPRLRIESCSGGGGRVDLGILSRTDQAWPSDNTDAADRVAIQHGYGQVYPARTMAAWVTDVPNQLTHRTVPLRFRFHVAMAGLLGIGGDLTRWSEEELAAGAELVAEYKRVRHLVQHGALHRLRGPGDDGPTVVQYAAHDGSEALVLAWQRVQRHGSPRGPVRLGGLTAGARYRDTRTGTVHHAAVLGGYGLVLDLPPGDWASSAVHLVRVAERDGA; translated from the coding sequence ATGCCCGTGATCTCCCATGCCCCGGACACCGGGATCTGGCTGCTGAGCACCCCGCGCACGTCGTACGCGCTGCGCATCGACGCCACCGGTGCCCCCTGCCACGTCGCCTGGGGCCCGCGGCTGACCCTGCAGGAGGCGGCCGAACTCGCCGTCCCGCCGGGACCGGACGCGAGCAGCTTCGAAGGCCGCCCGCCGGTGGGCGAGGAACTCCCCGTCGACGGCGGGGCCCGCTTCGGGGTACCGTCCCTCCAGGTCCGCCTCCCCGACGGGAGCCGGGGCTTCGAGTGGCAGCCGACAGGGCATGACGTGCGGGAACCCGCGCCCGGTGTGCACGAGTTGGCGCTGCGCTTCCGCGACCGCGTCCACCCGCTGGAGGTCACCCTCCACTACCGTCTCCACGACGACAGCGACGTCATCGAGCGGCGCACCGTCCTGCGCAACGCGGGCGAGCACGACCTCACGGTGCTCCGCGCCGACTCCGCCGCCTGGAGCCTGCCGCCGCTGCCCGACTACCGGCTCAGCCACGTCACCGGCCAGTGGTCCGCGGAGAGCCAACTGCGCCGGGACCGGCTGCCGTACGGCGAGACCGTGCTGACCAGCCGCCGCGGCGTCACCAGCCACCACGCCAACCCGTGGGTGATGGTCGACACGGGTGACGCCGGTGAGACCCACGGCCGGGTGTGGAGCGCCGCCCTGGCATGGAGCGGCAGTTGGCGGGTCACCGCGCAGCGCACCCCCGACGGGCGCGCCGGCTTCACGGGGGGTGCGGGACACGACGGTACGAGCGTGCCGCTGGCCGCGGGCGAGGAGTACACCACCCCCACCTTCGCGGGCCTGTACACCGGCGGGGGCTTCGGCGCGGCCAGTCGCGCCTGGCACGCGTACACCCTGGCCCACGTCCTGCCGCACCCGCGGGAGACGGCTCCGGTGCTCTACAACTCCTGGGAGGCCACCGGCTTCGACGTCGACGAGCCCGGCCAGACGGCGCTCGCCGCCCGGGCCGCGGCGCTCGGCGTGGAGCTGTACGTCGTCGACGACGGGTGGTTCGGGGCACGGCGCGACGACCGCGCGGGCCTCGGCGACTGGACCCCGGCCGCCGACCGCTTCCCCTTCGGGCTGGCCCCCCTCGCCGACGAGGTGCACCGGCTCGGGATGCGCTTCGGCCTGTGGGTGGAGCCGGAGATGGTCAATCCGGACAGCGACCTGTACCGCGAGCACCCCGACTGGGTGCTGCACGTCCCGCACCGGAACCGGACCGAGCTGCGCAACCAGCTGGTCCTCAACTTCGCGCGGCAGGACGTCGCCGACTGGGCGTACGACTGGCTCACCCGGCTCGTCGCGAAGAACGGCGTCGACTTCCTCAAATGGGACATGAACCGCGCCTTCAGCGAGGCCGGCTGGCCCGGCCGCGACGACGGCGCGGACCGGCTGTGGACGCGGTACGTGCACCACCTCTACGGGGTGATCGACCGGCTGCGCGCGGACCACCCGCGGCTGCGGATCGAGTCCTGCAGCGGCGGCGGGGGCCGGGTGGACCTCGGCATCCTCTCCCGCACCGACCAGGCGTGGCCCTCCGACAACACCGACGCCGCCGACCGAGTGGCGATCCAGCACGGCTACGGCCAGGTCTACCCCGCGCGCACCATGGCCGCCTGGGTGACCGACGTCCCGAACCAGCTGACGCACCGCACGGTGCCGCTGCGCTTCCGCTTCCACGTCGCGATGGCCGGGCTGCTCGGCATCGGCGGTGACCTCACCCGCTGGTCCGAGGAGGAACTGGCCGCCGGGGCGGAGCTGGTGGCCGAGTACAAGCGGGTCCGCCACCTCGTCCAGCACGGAGCGCTGCACCGGCTGCGCGGTCCCGGGGACGACGGTCCCACCGTCGTGCAGTACGCCGCGCACGACGGGAGCGAGGCGCTGGTGCTCGCCTGGCAGCGCGTCCAGCGGCACGGCAGCCCGCGGGGACCGGTGCGGCTGGGCGGCCTCACCGCCGGGGCCCGCTACCGCGACACGCGCACGGGGACCGTGCACCACGCGGCCGTGCTCGGCGGGTACGGGCTCGTGCTCGACCTGCCGCCGGGCGACTGGGCCAGTTCGGCGGTGCACCTGGTCCGCGTCGCGGAGCGGGACGGCGCATGA